In the Takifugu flavidus isolate HTHZ2018 chromosome 11, ASM371156v2, whole genome shotgun sequence genome, one interval contains:
- the LOC130533449 gene encoding sorbin and SH3 domain-containing protein 1 isoform X6, translating into MKGSPDLIPAADLDPSRVSKGRGVVTLRATLVHIDDEGHITEKPNTFTTPRDWTSRINGDSSKPGLAEGQRDITTELPPVNSLQYQVYSPEPINQFPTPLSADPQICITSGSSSVYPCTSTVNPTIVLLQHNRAEQNKHLSHSRDPTPERDKSPDPGRDSVSPGPDMDWTRTRLPLHSPLNRPVAPVRNTEKSKDWYKTMFKQIHKIPESIEENPYRPSYIFPENYDVQVKSKDDGPSPFGYLKDVKTVPRSKSNIEVDSKGCSMPVPARSSSLKPSTKRNEWEPPDKKVDTRKYRAEPKSIFEYEPGKSSVLKLERTDVSPEDVDLENEPWYKFFSEMEFDKASAPSFTPLETASDLQKYSSSKSGHSEVEKDGGSPQSEPGAPENERHVYKSVLEGGDIPLQGLRALNKRHGSTSSSKVDYKGGNGYIISPCSSVNNNAVGNQCKNMKPLSAAKACIPQILPSKFKPKLLPPNGDRQESTTNATRRPKAHSCEDLYTDACDTDFTVAEGSECGQDSSLKYGHGATDISSGIRRSASDFSSMYRNMHHIQRPSSVGCSPHGSVRSLTSLFEKAKAEGGERSEAGDGGNIPRDAVSSRVSAFEMIIQRSTTAPSRSSSLPTLHSSNNLNHPAHLYMTSAVSAESLLVSDATRSNACSPSEAEGATGKEESLSQRSAAVEDSVSTSGCQNPRADSPTDTEAEVEKIFSKGSSVPARQHDNDPKSPLVFPLHHNHIHHHHHHLLHHLNHQLLLKPSKCKGSCPASYTRFTTILRHERQQAQQEKAQPEKKTILPGNLLLMGPAPFRLRKNLQSHQTRRTLSATKVTAGVQRPYSLSTDLGPVIPQRLSSLEVLERLSNGEGNNNDALSNRRCLDANGNLLQPLSAHRRDSSPVHGDSPDEVLRRRHGDKEKILEEQRRLKREQEEADTASRRHTGIVPTHHQFITNERFGDLLNITDNTEKRKSGVERSPAMARFDFRAESVKELPFQKGDIVYIIRQVDQNWYEGEHHGRVGIFPQSYVELLPVTEKAQPKKSVPVQVLEYGEAVARFNFSGDTVVEMSFRKGERITLIRRVDENWYEGKISGTNRQGIFPVTYVEVLRRPRVKNGVEYMDPPASPSPQRSLNASPQLIRNRLTTSPLPLPRSHRRSVSPEVHAISSEWISLTVGGGSPPAAPTPPLPPLPTVSYRCGEYLPPPYSASPVPPITGSPYCISPGASPAASPLPPPHPPRPNSTTPFLTFTPPQVEEFLLSPPSPHLSRGMSPCSGPVLEGWLRGEKDLTEGDVTEGERAHAAQGNKPNGPAEFLRNEVDHHGRSSRSPVMLFDIQENNNVNSFAEAVCNEILNIAETSVRYCSTLSHHPHGSVHRLHPHPSKQSLIISQQPQSHSSSPEPSRLHCGIFQAMYSYVPQNEDELELKEGDLVSVMEKCDDGWFVGTSKRTKQFGTFPGNYVKEVKL; encoded by the exons ATGAAAGGCTCTCCGGACCTCATTCCTGCAGCAG ATTTAGACCCCAGCAGAGTGAGCAAAGGGAGGGGTGTCGTCACTCTGAGGGCCACCCTCGTCCACATCGACGATGAAGGTCACATCACCGAAAAGCCAAACACCTTCACGACACCAA GGGACTGGACAAGCCGGATTAATGGTGACAGCTCCAAACCGGGGCTGGCGGAGGGGCAGAGGGACATAACAACTGAGCTGCCTCCTGTAAACAGCCTTCAGTACCAG GTGTATTCACCAGAACCCATCAACCAATTCCCGACCCCATTGTCCGCCGACCCTCAGATCTGCATCACATCGGGTTCCAGCTCTGTTTATCCCTGCACCAGCACCGTTAACCCCACCatcgtgctgctgcagcacaacagAG cagagcagaacaaGCACCTTTCTCATTCCAGAG ATCCGACCCCAGAAAGGGACAAAAGTCCTGATCCCGGTAGAGACTCGGTCAGTCCGGGGCCTGACATGGACTGGACCAGAACGCGGCTGCCGCTGCACTCTCCTCTCAACAGACCCGTGGCGCCCGTACGG AACACTGAAAAATCCAAAGACTGGTACAAGACAATGTTCAAACAGATACACAAGATACCTG AGTCCATTGAGGAAAACCCTTATCGCCCCTCCTACATTTTCCCTGAGAACTATGACGTTCAGGTGAAATCAAAAG ACGATGGTCCCAGTCCATTCGGTTACTTGAAAGATG TGAAGACGGTCCCACGCTCAAAAAGCAACATCGAGGTGGATTCAAAAGGCTGCTCGATGCCTGTACCAGCGCGGTCCTCTTCCCTCAAACCCTCCACCAAAAG AAACGAGTGGGAGCCCCCGGATAAGAAAGTCGACACCAGGAAGTACCGCGCGGAGCCCAAGAGCATCTTTGAGTACGAGCCGGGGAAATCATCAGTGCTCAAGCTGGAGAGGACG GATGTAAGTCCAGAAGATGTAGATTTAGAGAATGAGCCTTGGTATAAATTCTTTTCAGAGATGGAGTTTGACAAAGCG AGTGCCCCCTCCTTCACTCCCCTGGAAACAGCCTCTGACCTGCAGAAGTA CTCCTCAAGTAAGTCTGGACACAGCGAGGTGGAGAAGGACGGTGGATCACCCCAGAGCGAGCCAGGGGCTCCAGAAAATGAACGCCATGTTTACAAAAGTGTCCTGGAGGGCGGTGACATTCCCTTACAAGGCCTGCGGGCCTTAAACAAGCGCCATGGTAGCACCTCGTCCTCGAAAG TGGATTATAAAGGTGGGAATGGCTATATAATTTCACCCTGCTCCTCTGTAAATAACAATGCAGTAGGTAACCAGTGTAAGAATATGAAGCCTCTGTCTGCTGCCAAAGCCTGTATACCCCAAATCTTGCCCTCTAAATTCAAGCCCAAGCTGCTGCCCCCTAATGGtgacagacaggaaagcacAACGAACGCTACCAGACGCCCAAAGGCACACAGCTGTGAGGATCTCTACACAGACGCATGTGACACAGACTTTACAGTGGCAGAGGGAAGCGAATGTGGACAGGACTCAAGCTTGAAATACGGCCATGGTGCTACAGACATTTCCTCTGGAATTAGGAGGAGCGCATCAGATTTTTCCAGCATGTACAGGAACATGCATCACATCCAGAGGCCTAGTTCAGTTGGCTGCAGCCCTCATGGCAGCGTCCGTAGCCTCACCTCCCTATTTGAGAAGGCAAAGGCTGAGGGAGGGGAAAGGTCAGAGGCAGGGGATGGGGGTAACATTCCCAGGGATGCGGTATCTTCACGTGTCAGTGCTTTTGAAATGATCATCCAGCGTTCCACTACGGCACCCAGCCGTTCCTCCTCCCTACCCACCTTacactccagcaacaacctcaATCACCCTGCCCACCTCTACATGACGTCTGCAGTGTCGGCCGAGTCTCTTCTGGTGTCAGATGCCACCCGCTCTAATGCCTGCTCCCCAAGCGAGGCAGAAGGTGCGACGGGTAAAGAGGAATCCTTGTCTCAGCGCAGTGCGGCCGTTGAAGACTCCGTATCAACCTCAGGCTGTCAAAATCCCCGCGCTGATTCGCCCACTGATACGGAGGCTGAGGTTGAAAAGATTTTCAGTAAAGGTTCCTCGGTCCCAGCTCGCCAACACGACAACGACCCGAAGAGTCCCTTGGTCTTCCCTCTGCACCACAACCatatccaccaccaccaccaccacctccttcaCCACCTGAATCACCAGCTTCTTCTCAAACCCAGTAAATGCAAAGGATCCTGTCCAGCCTCTTACACCCGCTTCACCACCATACTCAGACACGAGAGACAGCAGGCCCAGCAGGAGAAGGCTCAGCCAGAGAAAAAGACCATACTGCCTGGGAACCTCCTCCTCATGGGCCCTGCGCCCTTTCGGTTGCGCAAGAATTTACAGTCCCACCAAACGCGGAGGACGCTGTCAGCCACCAAAGTCACTGCAGGCGTTCAGAGGCCCTACAGTCTGTCTACTGATCTCGGGCCTGTGATTCCGCAGCGCCTGTCCTCGCTTGAAGTCCTGGAGCGGCTCAGCAATGGGGAAGGAAACAACAATGACGCCCTGAGTAACAGGCGATGCTTGGATGCCAATGGGAACCTCCTGCAGCCGCTGTCAGCTCACCGCAGAG ACTCATCCCCAGTGCATGGGGACAGCCCGGACGAAGTGCTGCGTCGACGCCATGGGGACAAAGAG AAAATCTTGGAAGAGCAGCGGCGGCTGAAGCgagaacaggaagaggctgACACGGCATCCAGGCGACACACAGGCATTGTCCCGACTCACCACCAGTTTATCACCAACGAGCGCTTCGGGGACCTGCTTAACATCACAGATAACACGGAGAAAAGGAAGTCGGGCGTAGAG AGGAGTCCGGCCATGGCTCGCTTTGACTTCAGGGCAGAAAGTGTTAA GGAGCTGCCGTTTCAGAAAGGAGACATTGTTTACATCATTCGACAGGTGGATCAAAACTGGTATGAAGGGGAACACCACGGCAGAGTGGGCATTTTCCCTCAGAGCTATGTGGAG ctacttcctgtcacaGAGAAGGCCCAGCCGAAGAAAAGTGTCCCGGTGCAGGTGCTGGAGTACGGAGAGGCAGTGGCTCGCTTCAACTTCAGTGGGGACACTGTGGTGGAAATGTCTTTTAGAAAG GGAGAGAGGATCACGCTCATTCGCAGAGTGGATGAAAACTGGTATGAGGGCAAAATCTCAGGCACCAATCGTCAGGGCATCTTTCCCGTCACCTACGTGGAAGTGTTGCGAAGACCCCGTGTCAAAAATGGCGTGGAGTACATGGACCCTCCTGCCAGCCCTTCTCCACAGCGCAGCCTCAATGCCTCTCCTCAG CTGATTCGCAATCGCCTGACAACCTCCCCCTtgcccctccctcgctcccatCGCCGCTCCGTGTCCCCAGAGGTCCACGCCATCTCCTCTGAGTGGATCTCCCTGACTGTGGGAGGCGGTAGCCCGCCCGCCGCTCCCACGCCCCCCCTCCCGCCGCTGCCCACAGTGTCCTACCGCTGTGGCGAATATTTGCCTCCACCCTATTCTGCCAGCCCTGTGCCCCCAATCACAGGAAGCCCTTACTGCATCTCCCCTGGGGCCTCCCCGGCCGCCTCCCCACTTCCCCCGCCTCATCCACCCAGGCCAAActccaccacacccttcctcaccttcacaccacctcaagtggaggagttcCTGCTCTCCCCGCCGTCCCCGCATCTGTCACGCGGTATGAGTCCCTGCAGCGGACCGGTTCTGGAGGGATGGCTTAGGGGGGAGAAAGACTTAACCGAAGGGGATGtcacagagggggagagggcCCACGCAGCACAGGGCAACAAGCCAAACGGCCCCGCAGAG TTTTTGAGGAATGAGGTGGACCATCAcggcaggagctccaggagcccCGTGATGCTGTTCGACATCCAAGAGAACAACAACGTCAACTCGTTTGCC GAAGCAGTGTGCAATGAGATCTTGAATATAGCAGAGACCTCGGTGAGGTACTGCAGCACCCTGTCCCACCACCCTCATGGCTCTGTCCATAGactgcacccccaccccagtaAACAATCTCTCATCATTTCCCAGCAACCCCAGTCCCACAGTAGCAGCCCAGAGCCCAGCCGTCTCCACTGTGGAAT TTTCCAGGCTATGTACAGCTACGTACCACAGAACGAGgatgagctggagctgaaggagggcgATCTAGTCAGCGTGATGGAGAAATGTGACGACGGCTGGTTTGTCG GTACCTCAAAGAGGACTAAACAGTTTGGGACATTTCCTGGGAATTATGTGAAGGAGGTGAAACTGTAA
- the LOC130533449 gene encoding sorbin and SH3 domain-containing protein 1 isoform X5 produces MRSSKLGCKTLEAPDVPVVCRQTPRCALYQASPEEGSIRPSASLVPSGPRAVGAVRITPVGAMKGSPDLIPAADLDPSRVSKGRGVVTLRATLVHIDDEGHITEKPNTFTTPRDWTSRINGDSSKPGLAEGQRDITTELPPVNSLQYQVYSPEPINQFPTPLSADPQICITSGSSSVYPCTSTVNPTIVLLQHNRAEQNKHLSHSRDPTPERDKSPDPGRDSVSPGPDMDWTRTRLPLHSPLNRPVAPVRNTEKSKDWYKTMFKQIHKIPDDGPSPFGYLKDVKTVPRSKSNIEVDSKGCSMPVPARSSSLKPSTKRNEWEPPDKKVDTRKYRAEPKSIFEYEPGKSSVLKLERTDVSPEDVDLENEPWYKFFSEMEFDKASAPSFTPLETASDLQKYSSSKSGHSEVEKDGGSPQSEPGAPENERHVYKSVLEGGDIPLQGLRALNKRHGSTSSSKVDYKGGNGYIISPCSSVNNNAVGNQCKNMKPLSAAKACIPQILPSKFKPKLLPPNGDRQESTTNATRRPKAHSCEDLYTDACDTDFTVAEGSECGQDSSLKYGHGATDISSGIRRSASDFSSMYRNMHHIQRPSSVGCSPHGSVRSLTSLFEKAKAEGGERSEAGDGGNIPRDAVSSRVSAFEMIIQRSTTAPSRSSSLPTLHSSNNLNHPAHLYMTSAVSAESLLVSDATRSNACSPSEAEGATGKEESLSQRSAAVEDSVSTSGCQNPRADSPTDTEAEVEKIFSKGSSVPARQHDNDPKSPLVFPLHHNHIHHHHHHLLHHLNHQLLLKPSKCKGSCPASYTRFTTILRHERQQAQQEKAQPEKKTILPGNLLLMGPAPFRLRKNLQSHQTRRTLSATKVTAGVQRPYSLSTDLGPVIPQRLSSLEVLERLSNGEGNNNDALSNRRCLDANGNLLQPLSAHRRDSSPVHGDSPDEVLRRRHGDKEKILEEQRRLKREQEEADTASRRHTGIVPTHHQFITNERFGDLLNITDNTEKRKSGVERSPAMARFDFRAESVKELPFQKGDIVYIIRQVDQNWYEGEHHGRVGIFPQSYVELLPVTEKAQPKKSVPVQVLEYGEAVARFNFSGDTVVEMSFRKGERITLIRRVDENWYEGKISGTNRQGIFPVTYVEVLRRPRVKNGVEYMDPPASPSPQRSLNASPQLIRNRLTTSPLPLPRSHRRSVSPEVHAISSEWISLTVGGGSPPAAPTPPLPPLPTVSYRCGEYLPPPYSASPVPPITGSPYCISPGASPAASPLPPPHPPRPNSTTPFLTFTPPQVEEFLLSPPSPHLSRGMSPCSGPVLEGWLRGEKDLTEGDVTEGERAHAAQGNKPNGPAEFLRNEVDHHGRSSRSPVMLFDIQENNNVNSFAEAVCNEILNIAETSVRYCSTLSHHPHGSVHRLHPHPSKQSLIISQQPQSHSSSPEPSRLHCGIFQAMYSYVPQNEDELELKEGDLVSVMEKCDDGWFVGTSKRTKQFGTFPGNYVKEVKL; encoded by the exons ATGAGATCCTCAAAGCTCGGCTGCAAAACTCTGGAGGCTCCAGACGTTCCAGTTGTCTGCAGACAGACGCCTCGCTGCGCACTTTATCAA GCCTCTCCAGAAGAGGGCAGCATAAGGCCGAGCGCTTCTCTCG TCCCGTCAGGCCCCCGAGCAGTTGGCGCCGTGAGGATCACACCTGTGGGCGCCATGAAAGGCTCTCCGGACCTCATTCCTGCAGCAG ATTTAGACCCCAGCAGAGTGAGCAAAGGGAGGGGTGTCGTCACTCTGAGGGCCACCCTCGTCCACATCGACGATGAAGGTCACATCACCGAAAAGCCAAACACCTTCACGACACCAA GGGACTGGACAAGCCGGATTAATGGTGACAGCTCCAAACCGGGGCTGGCGGAGGGGCAGAGGGACATAACAACTGAGCTGCCTCCTGTAAACAGCCTTCAGTACCAG GTGTATTCACCAGAACCCATCAACCAATTCCCGACCCCATTGTCCGCCGACCCTCAGATCTGCATCACATCGGGTTCCAGCTCTGTTTATCCCTGCACCAGCACCGTTAACCCCACCatcgtgctgctgcagcacaacagAG cagagcagaacaaGCACCTTTCTCATTCCAGAG ATCCGACCCCAGAAAGGGACAAAAGTCCTGATCCCGGTAGAGACTCGGTCAGTCCGGGGCCTGACATGGACTGGACCAGAACGCGGCTGCCGCTGCACTCTCCTCTCAACAGACCCGTGGCGCCCGTACGG AACACTGAAAAATCCAAAGACTGGTACAAGACAATGTTCAAACAGATACACAAGATACCTG ACGATGGTCCCAGTCCATTCGGTTACTTGAAAGATG TGAAGACGGTCCCACGCTCAAAAAGCAACATCGAGGTGGATTCAAAAGGCTGCTCGATGCCTGTACCAGCGCGGTCCTCTTCCCTCAAACCCTCCACCAAAAG AAACGAGTGGGAGCCCCCGGATAAGAAAGTCGACACCAGGAAGTACCGCGCGGAGCCCAAGAGCATCTTTGAGTACGAGCCGGGGAAATCATCAGTGCTCAAGCTGGAGAGGACG GATGTAAGTCCAGAAGATGTAGATTTAGAGAATGAGCCTTGGTATAAATTCTTTTCAGAGATGGAGTTTGACAAAGCG AGTGCCCCCTCCTTCACTCCCCTGGAAACAGCCTCTGACCTGCAGAAGTA CTCCTCAAGTAAGTCTGGACACAGCGAGGTGGAGAAGGACGGTGGATCACCCCAGAGCGAGCCAGGGGCTCCAGAAAATGAACGCCATGTTTACAAAAGTGTCCTGGAGGGCGGTGACATTCCCTTACAAGGCCTGCGGGCCTTAAACAAGCGCCATGGTAGCACCTCGTCCTCGAAAG TGGATTATAAAGGTGGGAATGGCTATATAATTTCACCCTGCTCCTCTGTAAATAACAATGCAGTAGGTAACCAGTGTAAGAATATGAAGCCTCTGTCTGCTGCCAAAGCCTGTATACCCCAAATCTTGCCCTCTAAATTCAAGCCCAAGCTGCTGCCCCCTAATGGtgacagacaggaaagcacAACGAACGCTACCAGACGCCCAAAGGCACACAGCTGTGAGGATCTCTACACAGACGCATGTGACACAGACTTTACAGTGGCAGAGGGAAGCGAATGTGGACAGGACTCAAGCTTGAAATACGGCCATGGTGCTACAGACATTTCCTCTGGAATTAGGAGGAGCGCATCAGATTTTTCCAGCATGTACAGGAACATGCATCACATCCAGAGGCCTAGTTCAGTTGGCTGCAGCCCTCATGGCAGCGTCCGTAGCCTCACCTCCCTATTTGAGAAGGCAAAGGCTGAGGGAGGGGAAAGGTCAGAGGCAGGGGATGGGGGTAACATTCCCAGGGATGCGGTATCTTCACGTGTCAGTGCTTTTGAAATGATCATCCAGCGTTCCACTACGGCACCCAGCCGTTCCTCCTCCCTACCCACCTTacactccagcaacaacctcaATCACCCTGCCCACCTCTACATGACGTCTGCAGTGTCGGCCGAGTCTCTTCTGGTGTCAGATGCCACCCGCTCTAATGCCTGCTCCCCAAGCGAGGCAGAAGGTGCGACGGGTAAAGAGGAATCCTTGTCTCAGCGCAGTGCGGCCGTTGAAGACTCCGTATCAACCTCAGGCTGTCAAAATCCCCGCGCTGATTCGCCCACTGATACGGAGGCTGAGGTTGAAAAGATTTTCAGTAAAGGTTCCTCGGTCCCAGCTCGCCAACACGACAACGACCCGAAGAGTCCCTTGGTCTTCCCTCTGCACCACAACCatatccaccaccaccaccaccacctccttcaCCACCTGAATCACCAGCTTCTTCTCAAACCCAGTAAATGCAAAGGATCCTGTCCAGCCTCTTACACCCGCTTCACCACCATACTCAGACACGAGAGACAGCAGGCCCAGCAGGAGAAGGCTCAGCCAGAGAAAAAGACCATACTGCCTGGGAACCTCCTCCTCATGGGCCCTGCGCCCTTTCGGTTGCGCAAGAATTTACAGTCCCACCAAACGCGGAGGACGCTGTCAGCCACCAAAGTCACTGCAGGCGTTCAGAGGCCCTACAGTCTGTCTACTGATCTCGGGCCTGTGATTCCGCAGCGCCTGTCCTCGCTTGAAGTCCTGGAGCGGCTCAGCAATGGGGAAGGAAACAACAATGACGCCCTGAGTAACAGGCGATGCTTGGATGCCAATGGGAACCTCCTGCAGCCGCTGTCAGCTCACCGCAGAG ACTCATCCCCAGTGCATGGGGACAGCCCGGACGAAGTGCTGCGTCGACGCCATGGGGACAAAGAG AAAATCTTGGAAGAGCAGCGGCGGCTGAAGCgagaacaggaagaggctgACACGGCATCCAGGCGACACACAGGCATTGTCCCGACTCACCACCAGTTTATCACCAACGAGCGCTTCGGGGACCTGCTTAACATCACAGATAACACGGAGAAAAGGAAGTCGGGCGTAGAG AGGAGTCCGGCCATGGCTCGCTTTGACTTCAGGGCAGAAAGTGTTAA GGAGCTGCCGTTTCAGAAAGGAGACATTGTTTACATCATTCGACAGGTGGATCAAAACTGGTATGAAGGGGAACACCACGGCAGAGTGGGCATTTTCCCTCAGAGCTATGTGGAG ctacttcctgtcacaGAGAAGGCCCAGCCGAAGAAAAGTGTCCCGGTGCAGGTGCTGGAGTACGGAGAGGCAGTGGCTCGCTTCAACTTCAGTGGGGACACTGTGGTGGAAATGTCTTTTAGAAAG GGAGAGAGGATCACGCTCATTCGCAGAGTGGATGAAAACTGGTATGAGGGCAAAATCTCAGGCACCAATCGTCAGGGCATCTTTCCCGTCACCTACGTGGAAGTGTTGCGAAGACCCCGTGTCAAAAATGGCGTGGAGTACATGGACCCTCCTGCCAGCCCTTCTCCACAGCGCAGCCTCAATGCCTCTCCTCAG CTGATTCGCAATCGCCTGACAACCTCCCCCTtgcccctccctcgctcccatCGCCGCTCCGTGTCCCCAGAGGTCCACGCCATCTCCTCTGAGTGGATCTCCCTGACTGTGGGAGGCGGTAGCCCGCCCGCCGCTCCCACGCCCCCCCTCCCGCCGCTGCCCACAGTGTCCTACCGCTGTGGCGAATATTTGCCTCCACCCTATTCTGCCAGCCCTGTGCCCCCAATCACAGGAAGCCCTTACTGCATCTCCCCTGGGGCCTCCCCGGCCGCCTCCCCACTTCCCCCGCCTCATCCACCCAGGCCAAActccaccacacccttcctcaccttcacaccacctcaagtggaggagttcCTGCTCTCCCCGCCGTCCCCGCATCTGTCACGCGGTATGAGTCCCTGCAGCGGACCGGTTCTGGAGGGATGGCTTAGGGGGGAGAAAGACTTAACCGAAGGGGATGtcacagagggggagagggcCCACGCAGCACAGGGCAACAAGCCAAACGGCCCCGCAGAG TTTTTGAGGAATGAGGTGGACCATCAcggcaggagctccaggagcccCGTGATGCTGTTCGACATCCAAGAGAACAACAACGTCAACTCGTTTGCC GAAGCAGTGTGCAATGAGATCTTGAATATAGCAGAGACCTCGGTGAGGTACTGCAGCACCCTGTCCCACCACCCTCATGGCTCTGTCCATAGactgcacccccaccccagtaAACAATCTCTCATCATTTCCCAGCAACCCCAGTCCCACAGTAGCAGCCCAGAGCCCAGCCGTCTCCACTGTGGAAT TTTCCAGGCTATGTACAGCTACGTACCACAGAACGAGgatgagctggagctgaaggagggcgATCTAGTCAGCGTGATGGAGAAATGTGACGACGGCTGGTTTGTCG GTACCTCAAAGAGGACTAAACAGTTTGGGACATTTCCTGGGAATTATGTGAAGGAGGTGAAACTGTAA